GGCCAGTCGCTTGAGACGATTACGATCAACAGCCCTGCGTACGTTCTTCTTGCTGAACACCAGGCCAAGGCGCGGGTGCCCCAGGTCATTAGGGGTAGCCAGCGCCATCAGGCCCTTGCCATGGACCTTGTATACTGCAGTGTCAAAGACACGGCGGTAATCCCCGGCAGTCAGCAAGCGATAGTGCCGGGGAAAGGTCAGACAGGTCATATTTGACCTGCGATCAGGCACTCAGGCGCTTGCGGCCCTTGGCACGGCGACG
This Halomonas huangheensis DNA region includes the following protein-coding sequences:
- the rnpA gene encoding ribonuclease P protein component, which codes for MTCLTFPRHYRLLTAGDYRRVFDTAVYKVHGKGLMALATPNDLGHPRLGLVFSKKNVRRAVDRNRLKRLARESVRHSQHRLPGVDIVLLARRGVNEVDNDTLHRQLFGMWRRLEREAEKSTRPSRSSTASHSSAAHQRRG